A window of Methanobrevibacter ruminantium contains these coding sequences:
- a CDS encoding C1 family peptidase: MHKTHYKLLVCLMIFLCLIVIPISFAADADAFSMDESVIYCNSLDSFDDEISLESVDVEDEILDSSASNNDILSADYYFDSNASKDGNGTKGNPYKYLNGSRIKDNSVIHLANGVYSVALPQDVKNVKIIGQDASQTIIRNIMKKAFNAYGTFTLINLTLNGAEIYNYGKINASNVIFTNGDGQLGANNDAYGGAIYSKGISYSVYLNNCNFHNNLARYGGAIYSSSSTVKITNCRFFNNSASIGGTIYAYGNNLEITNCEFIDNNASVGGALTLLNSSVKVTNLTGINNNASNDGGVIYQMYGNLTVSKSTFLSNNANNGVGISVVGTKTLSITNNTFINNSAMGYAGAVYYLFNNKSSLDNFYENNTASDSLYSNLYNTSNFDFIIQDNDYAMYAYNLSNGSLPSSYSSVSKGYVTSIKRQAGGGNCWAFAAIATLESCILKATGASPDDIDLSEENMKNIAELYSIYGWNAPTNEGGYPDMALGYLLSWLGPVNDSVDKYNYESVLSPALSSIMHVQNVLYLKRDSYTDNNMIKRAIMDYGAVFTPVYTKSISMP; this comes from the coding sequence ATGCATAAAACTCATTATAAACTTCTTGTTTGTTTGATGATTTTCCTTTGTTTAATTGTCATTCCAATATCATTTGCAGCAGATGCTGATGCTTTTTCAATGGATGAGTCTGTCATATACTGCAATTCATTGGATTCTTTTGATGATGAGATTTCATTAGAATCAGTTGATGTTGAGGATGAAATCTTAGATAGCAGTGCATCAAATAATGACATTCTTTCTGCAGATTATTATTTTGACAGCAATGCCTCAAAGGATGGAAATGGAACTAAAGGAAATCCATACAAATATCTAAACGGTTCCAGAATAAAAGATAATTCTGTAATTCATTTAGCTAATGGAGTTTATAGTGTAGCTTTGCCTCAGGATGTCAAGAATGTAAAGATAATCGGACAAGATGCCAGTCAGACAATCATTAGGAATATAATGAAGAAGGCATTTAATGCATATGGAACTTTCACTCTAATAAATCTCACTTTAAATGGTGCTGAAATCTATAATTACGGTAAAATAAACGCTTCAAATGTAATATTCACTAACGGAGATGGGCAATTAGGTGCAAATAACGATGCTTATGGTGGAGCTATTTATTCCAAAGGCATTTCCTATTCAGTTTATTTGAATAATTGCAATTTCCATAATAATTTAGCAAGATATGGTGGAGCTATCTATTCAAGTTCCAGTACAGTAAAAATAACAAATTGCAGATTCTTTAATAATTCTGCAAGTATTGGCGGTACCATTTATGCATATGGCAATAATCTGGAAATCACCAATTGTGAATTCATTGATAACAATGCAAGTGTTGGTGGGGCTTTAACCTTATTGAATTCCAGTGTTAAAGTAACTAATTTAACTGGAATCAACAACAATGCAAGCAATGATGGTGGTGTGATCTATCAGATGTATGGAAATCTGACTGTTTCCAAATCCACTTTCCTATCAAATAATGCTAATAATGGAGTAGGAATATCTGTAGTTGGCACTAAAACCCTTTCAATAACCAACAATACATTCATTAACAATTCTGCAATGGGATATGCTGGAGCAGTATACTATCTTTTCAACAACAAAAGCAGTTTAGACAATTTCTATGAAAACAACACTGCATCTGATTCTCTTTACTCTAATCTTTATAACACTTCAAATTTTGATTTCATAATTCAAGATAATGACTATGCAATGTATGCTTATAATTTAAGCAATGGAAGTTTGCCAAGCAGTTACAGTTCTGTATCCAAAGGTTATGTAACTTCCATTAAAAGGCAAGCGGGAGGAGGTAATTGTTGGGCTTTCGCTGCAATTGCAACCTTGGAATCATGTATTCTAAAAGCCACTGGAGCATCCCCTGATGATATTGACTTGTCAGAAGAAAACATGAAAAACATTGCTGAGCTTTATTCAATTTACGGTTGGAATGCACCAACCAATGAGGGCGGATATCCTGATATGGCTTTAGGATACCTTTTAAGCTGGTTAGGTCCAGTCAATGATTCTGTTGACAAATATAATTATGAAAGCGTTTTATCTCCTGCCTTATCAAGCATAATGCATGTTCAGAATGTATTGTATCTAAAAAGGGATAGCTATACTGACAATAATATGATTAAAAGAGCTATAATGGATTATGGAGCGGTTTTCACCCCAGTTTATACAAAATCAATCTCAATGCCATAG